TTCAAGCAACTAGTCCCATCTCTTGTGTGCCTTCTGCGCATTCTTGTTCACTAACCTTGTGAAGATACGTAGCGAATTGGCAAGACCTGGAAAGTAGTTTTCGAGGCTGAATCCCGTAAACAGGGCAGCGTTCCACTCAACGAGCTCCCGGAAGAGCTTGTTCCGGTCTTCTACCCTGAAGAACTTGCCAGATACAGCACGGCATGCGATATCATTCAAAAACGCGTTCATCATCTCGCTGACGTCCACCTCCATGCCCGCACCTGCCGCCGCCCGAAGCTTCGCCATCACCAAGCAAACCTATAGTCGAACGGATTTTATCTAGTTTCGTATGCATATGGATGCTGTATATACGTTACCAAAAATGATACTACCTCTTCTTTGCGGGCGAGGCAATATGACAGCACCTTCTTGAGGGCAAAACCGATGTCCATCGACCCATACATGAGGTCCTGGATCACCATGCAGGTCGTCGGCCGCAACGCAAAGACGTGGTCGTTTGTCCGCAGGATCGTCTGCGCCGCTCCTCAATCTGCACTCGTGCATGACGCAACCCTTGTGAACCTCTGCGAGTGTCGTTCGGTGCGAATGAGCTATAGAACTTTAAAGCCAACCTGGAGCGCTCCAAATGGGGAATGTACTGGCGAGCCTGCAGTGAAGCCAAAATCCATCTAATCCAGTGAGCGTATGGCTGCTGGACGGTTCATGGTCATCCCATCCATAATAGCATTCTCGAGCTCACACAAGAAAAGGTCAACGATGTTGAAAGATCGACTCGGTGTTCCCTACTCAAAAAAATGACGACTTGTTGAAGGCGTTGTGCACAATGTATGCCTTAGAAGTCAAGAGATCCAGAGATCGTGGGGTGCCCGAAAGAAGAGGCTGCACAAAGAGCTGCCAAATCTCGTCATCTGTGGGCACGACTGGGTCATGAGCGCGTTGTGGGGCCTCAACTCAGGTAGCAAAACCCGTGAACTGACACCTCTTGTCAGGCGAAGATTCGGTAGTCCACCACAAGGCTACCCAAGGTGGTAAATTGTTTAGAGGGAATCGTCAGGTCTAGAGCTATATGAATAAACATGGAGAATTAATCAGGTTTGGGCCACCGAAtaggtgtaataccctacatcctgtgctTGGGGTTTGTATTCTCAGCATATAGTGTATCGAATATAACTTGCATTTTTAGGGGGATGTCCCTACCTACCTTATATAGCTGGGGAGCAGGGTTCCAGATATGCTTCTGAACTAATTCTAGTTGGTTACAACGGAACAAACTAATTCCTAGTACAAGTTCCCCGTGCATATTTAAACGATCATATCTCTATCTTTATCTCTTCGTGCCAATGCTTTATCTTGGCAGTCGAAGGCAACCAAGGAAAGATGCTTACTTGGCAGTCCACGGCTGCCAAGAAAAGGAGTTTACTTAGCGGATGTAACCTTCCTTGgcgcattaaaatttttaacaTCATCCTAGTTATCTTGGCTAAGAAAATAATTCTTGGCAGTCAGCCGCCAAGTCGATCATTTTTCTTTGGCTCTCTATACATGGCTACCTTTGCTTGGCAGTCGGCTAACAAGAACAATTACCTTGGCAGTAATCCTATATTCTTTGGGGGTTTTAGGCCATCAAGGTAATTCGCGATTATAGTAGTGTGACAATAAGCACATGAGCAGCAGTTTGGCTCCATCTCCAACATGCAGCCATGGATTTCCTCACCAAATCTCCACTAGGTTGTCAGGGAGCACGCCCTGCTCCAGTGGACTCACTCCTTGATGCCAACTCCAGCATGAGGGATGCGGAGGCGAGCTGCTGAGGTAACAAACAGGGGCGTTCACTGCTGGTCTTCCCCGGTGCTGTTAGAGAGAGGGTGGAAGGAAAAATTGGATAAGAGGGGATAGATGGGGCTGACACGTGAACACCACACATCAGGTACAAGTCATCGCCCAATCAGCATGCCACGTAAGCGGTTTGAGGCAAATCTAAAGATCCCGTGGTACAAATAGCATGTTTGGGGATCTAGATCTGTGTTTTACAAGTTTGTGGACTTAAATAACACATGTGGACAAGTTTAGAGGCCGCTCATGCATTTTACTGTTTCTAATAATAAGACTAGAACAAGGACATTGTAGATTGAGTAGGTCTCCTTTAGATTATGTAACTAGGACTAGGATTAGGACTCCATGAACCTGGACTATATAATGAAAGCCTAGGCGACCCTAAAGGTCAAGCCGTTCCAACTATTTTCCACATTCATTATCATCGCTTTCTCCATACATATATATCGAATTTTGTTGTTGTCGACGGTATAGTAATGACGAAGTTTGTATTCAAATTGATGATAAGACATTTTGCTTTCCAATAATTTCTTGGATTTCCATTTTTTCTAATGTGTCTGGCCCCAAGGATCATATCATGGCCGGATGAATTTTTTTTGTAACATTCATCAATGATCCAAAGAAATCAAAACCGGCATGCTAGGAGCTACTAACGACTTCAACGCAACATGGCAACTTGGCAAAATTGACAATTCAGGTTAGTGGGAGCTAAGGCTTGAATGGCAAACCATTCCACACGCTTCCGCTACCGCAGCTGCAGGTAGCGGTTTCCTCGTGTTCACACATGCACAGGGCAGCAGCTCCATCTAGCTACTCCTTTCGCGAACGAGCCGAGGACGTTGCTGGCGTTACTGTTgcagtaacaaaaaaaaatttctctgCGCATTAGATACAACCAATCGACGCGCCCAATGattcaagggaaaaaaaattctctgCGCCCGTACCGCACTGCACGTCTGCTAGCTGCGACACTGCCAGATGGCCGACGACGCATGTCCGTGGCGACCGAACCAACCAGCAAGATGGAGCCGTATTGTCTTCCGCAAGCGGAGATGCAGCCAAATTACGCCAAACTTGTAAATGATGCCAAACACTCGCCGCTGGTGTTTGGCTTCGGCTCAGTACGAGATGACAAACGAACTAACGAAGAAGGCACGAAGCGCGCGCTGTCGCAGTCGGCGACCACGACGCGATGAACGCCGGCCGACGACTGACGACTAACAGTAGACAATTGATCACACGACgaccggccgcgccggcgagcgAACCACTATTACACAACCTGGTGAAGATCGAACTGACAAGTGACAACAAGAAGCCATAATGGCAACCAGGAGGGGATCAAGCATGCGTGGCTCAGCCGCCGCGCCCGTGCTGCTTCTGGCAGCGGCCATCTGCAGCTTCTTCGTCGTTCTCACAAGAGGAGTGCAGCTGCCCCAACCTGCAGCAGGTCGTTCTAGGGTTGGCGCGAGCTGCATGCCGCACGAGATGGACGCGCTGCTGGCGTTCAAGCAAGGCGTCACGAGCGACCCGGCGGGCGTTCTCGCCTCgtggagacgacgacgaggaggtgtCCATGGGATGGACGACTGCTGCCGCTGGAGAGGCGTCCGCTGCAGCAACGGGACTGGCGGCCATGTCATGGAGCTTCGGCTTCGAAACGCCGATCTCTATGATGGTCGTGCGCTCGTCGGCAAGATAAGTCGTTCTTTGCTTTCACTGGGGCATCTGGAGTACCTTGATCTTAGCATGAACAGCTTGGAGGGTTCCACTGGAGGTATTCCAGAGTTTTTGGGCTCTTTCAAGAGATTGAAGTATCTGAACCTATCTGGCATACCATTTTCTGGTGGGGTGCCTACACACCTTGGCAACCTGTCCAAGTTGCAATTTCTCGACATCTCCGGTACGCAAGGTACATTATCGTTGGATATATCATGGTTAACAGGTCTACGACATCTACAGTATCTTAACTTCAATTCAGTAAACCTCAGCGCAACAGCTAACTGGGCACATGTAGTGAACATGATTCCTTCTCTGAAATTCCTTGATCTTTCTGACTGCTTGCTTGCAAGTTCAAATCAGTCGCTACCGCGCCTTAATCTTACTAATCTTGAGTGGCTAGATCTCTCAGAAAACTACTTCCACCACCCAATCGCATCGTGTTGGTTCTGGAACCTACAAGCCTTAGGTACATTAACCTTCCACATACCAGCATGTATGGTCAACTTCCTGAAGCACTGGGAACCATGATATCCTTGCAATACCTAGATTTATCGTACACAACAATCAGCGCGCCGATGATAAATTTGAAGAATCTATGCAACTTGAGGGTCCTACGCATCGAATCATGTATGCTTGCAGGAGCTGAACCTTCAATCAAACCAAATGTTTGGGGTACTACCAGATTTTTTGCAACATTTCACCGGTTTAGTCATTCTTGACCTCAGTCACAACAACATTACTGGACTCCTCCCGAGATTTTTGGGAAATTTCACTAGTTTAAAGACCCTGGACCTCTCTAGTAACAATTTTACTGGAGGTGTACCTGATGAGATAGGTGCACTCACAAATTTGACCAACCTATATCTACGCAACAATGGATTATTGGACGGTGTGATCACAGAGAAACACTTTGGTGGCTTAGAGAGCTTGCAATACATAGACTTATCTTACACCTCCTTGAAGGTTGAGGTCAGCTCAGAATGGCAGCCTCGCTTTAGACTACGTAATGCACAGTTTGCATCTTGCCAATTGGGTCCCCTGTTTCCTGCCTGGCTGCGATGgatggtggacattcttttTCTTGATATTTCGGGCACGAGTATAAACGACCGGATTCCACATTGGTTCTGTAATGCCTTCTCAAATTCTGTATATTTGAACCTTGCCAACAATCAAATAACTGGAGATCTGCCAAGAAATATGGAAATCATGTCGCTGGAAAGACTCCATTTGAGTTCCAACAATTTAACAGGTCAGATATCACGACTGCCACCGAACCTAACCCGCTTGGACATCTCCATGAACTCGGTGTTGGGACCTCTGCCCGTAGATTTTGGAGCTCCAAAATTAACAGAGTTGTCGTTATTCTCCAACCGCATAACTGGCCCTATTCCCAAATACATCTGCAAATGCAAGGGATTGATGACATTGGACTTAGCCAACAACTTGTTTGAAGGAGAGATTCCCCCATGCTTTGGGATGACCATGCTTACGACATTAGAGTTAAGTAACAATAATTTGTCTGGTGAGTTCCATTCTTTTGTGCAAAACTCAACGAACTTGCAATTTCTTGACTTAGCATGGAATAAGTTCTCAGGAAGACTGCCAACGTGGATTGGAGACCTGGTGGGGTTGCAATTTATACGGTTAAGCCACAACATGTTCTCCGGGAATATTCCGGTGAGCATCACAAGTCTTGGATGCCTTCAATATTTGGATATAGCAGATAATAGTATATCTAGTTCTTTGCCCAGGAACATGTTGAATTTAACAGCAATGAGAGAGAAACATTCAACAATAAAGTATCCTCAACAACCGTCCTATTGTGGCTTTTACTCAGTACCTGATGAATATCATAGCGTTGAATTGTCTGCAGTTACAAAGGGGCAAGAACTCAACTATGGTACTAGTAGTCGTATTTTGAATATGAAAATGTTGAGCATTGACTTATCTTTAAATAATTTGTCAGGTGAAATTCCAGAAGAAATAATCAATCTTGATGCGTTGGTAAATTTGAATCTCTCACATAACCACTTCAGCAGAAATATTCCTCATAAGATTGGGGCGATGCGATCACTAGAATCACTAGACCTTTCAAGAAACGATCTTTCTATGGAAATACCAGCGAGTATGTCAAATTTGGCATTCTTAAGTTACTTGGACTTGTCATACAACAATCTAACAGGAGGAATACCTTCTGGACCACAGCTTGACAGCCTGTATGCATCAAATCCATCTATGTATGCTGGCAACATTGGTCTTTGTGGGCCTCCTCTCATAAAGGGTTGTTCCAGCAATGAAACATCAATCCATAGTCACCTGAGAACAAATGAAGCAGGTGCAGACTTTTTTTATCTTGGACTTGGGTGTGGGTTTATAGTGGGTATTTGGATGGTTTTCTGTGCGTTGTTATTCAAGAAACGGTGGAGTGTTGCATACTTTGACCTACTTGATAACTCGTATAGCAAATAAGGCATACTTGTTTGTGGTTGTTACTTGAGCAAGATTGACGAGGAAGATATCCATAAATTACTTTGGTTGAATAACTATGGTGGACAATCCTTGGCTCTTTGCGCAGTGTGTCGATCACAATGTGTAGttgttttgtttcatttttGTTTCGTGCGAAATAAGATAGAGCAAGGGTGTGCCTGATCTGTTTGTAATATTCACTGACAAGTACTAAATAAACATTGTGAGTGTGTCACCCGCACTGTATGTGAACCTGTCACTTATGCAGTGTCAGATGCATTGTTACTGGGGTAGCCAACAACAACAGTATCCCGTATGTTAATgttcaggaaaaaaaacagtATCCCGTATGTTTTATTAGCAGTTGCCAAAAGCATCAAAGCCTAACAGTGCACATCCAAGTATATAGTGAATCCTGCAAAAATATATAACTCTCTCCTCCTAAAATACATGGATTCCTGAGTTTGTTATAAGCCAAATAATtctagggccttgtttagttcaccctcaaatcccaactttggcactatgcaaaaagaagattccccatcacatcaaacttgcggtacatgcatggagtactaaatgtagacaaaattaaaaactaattgcacagttttgttgtactttgcgagacgaatcttttgagcctaattagtcaatgtttggacaataattcacaaatacaaacgaaacgctgcAGTGTTGCTATAGTAATTTTAGCACCTcaaaattgggcaactaaacaaggcctaggtTTGAGCAAATGTATAGAAAagaataataatatttatgacaTTAAATGACTATCGTTAGATccatcatgaaatatatttctAGTGTGCACTTATTTGATATTGTAGGCATGAAATCTCTGGAGAATTTGCAAATCTCACGATGAATTCACCTAAATTCACCTATACAAGGTAGATCAAGATTTCAATATTCATCATCTCTTGTCCCCCcatcctccctccccctctctctcaagCACATAGGAAGGGAACTACCAAATGAACTGAAAACCCGCCACGTCAATGGTTTTGTGGCCCAAAGCTCAAACTTTTTATCTCCATGTAGCCATTATACATCCTCCTGGGTGTAGGCGTGTGTCAGACCTCAAGCCAAGCCTTCATAGCTTCAAATTTTTCGCACTACCACGCATCGACAACCTACTCGAGCTTTCCATTGTCTTCTTCCTTGACTTGGCCGATGATGTCTTCATTACCACGTACTCTTACTCTTCATATGCACGATGTAAACCACCATGGTCTCGAACAGACTCCTCCAAGATCCCTCGGTTTCAAGCCCTTGTTCGTCCTTCACCGCGCACTGTCTCTTCTCGGCATGAACACTAACGCGACTTTTACTGCTTGGTGTCAACCACTGTATTACATCTAACATCTACACATCATAAGCCAAGAAGCACCTCAAATCACTCATATTTTCAATCGCTCATCACAAAAGAGAGTAAACCTCCATTGGTTTCTCAAAAGTATTGCATCGATCCTCGTTGTAAGTGGTAACTACTAGTCTACTAGAGTCTAGAGGAACTAGCTAAAACTTTTTTGATAAAGAACTAGTTAGAAGTTAGAACAACTCACATCAACCAACAAGACATTCATTGGCCGCAAGAAAGTACTGCATCAAGTGTTCAAGAAACAGAAACAACAAGATGTCGAAATATTCAAAGCAAGGATTCAGCAACTATTACTATATGCTCCAGACTTCAGAGCTTACTGCAGTCGGTGGGCACGAACGACAACTGCCCTACGGTGATGTCAAACAGCATCTGTATATTCTGCTGCTGGAAATTCCCCAGCACGGAAGTCGACGCCGGCCCAGGACTCCCAGCAAAGGTCAAGCAGAACGACGACTCCTCTTGGTCAAAGTACATGTAGTTGTCCCTGTGCAGCTTCATATCCGCACCGCCGGCGAAGTGCAACACCATATCAGGCATGTCTGGGAGCTGCCACGCACCGGCCGGAGCCGGAAAACAAGGGCTGTCCAGGCTTGAGGCGTTCGCCACCGGCTGGCCGAGCACGTCGGCCACGCGGTCCACGACCACCCTGAAAGCACTCTCGACGAGGGAAGTAAAGATAGTGCCGGAGTCCACGATCATCCCCCCGGTGCCGTCGGCGCGCAGGTCGAAGGTGCCGTTCTGGATCGGCAGGAGAGCGTCGCCGAGCGATATACCTTCGAGGGAGACGTAGTACCAGGAGGGGTTCTGTGGGCTCTGCACAAGCGGCGTCGactgcacggcggcgccgccgctggggtCGGCCAGCTCGGCGAGGGAGCCGAACAGGACTGGGCTGCCCAGGCTGATGTCAAAGAAGTCTGTGAGGCAGTAGGAGAGCTTGCCGACGCCGAGCTGCGCCACGAGGGACAGGCTCCCACGGCCTAGACCAACCGTGCCGGTGGAGTTGTACGAGAGCCCACCATTGTCGACGCCGCAGCCGAACGCGATGCCGCCGACGGAGACGGGCGGTGCTTGGCCGTAGCTAGAGCCGAAGGTGAGCGTCTCCGTGCCCATGACGCCGGCCGAGTAGGCGCCGTCGCCGTAAACGTAGCGGTACTTGCAGGGCGTGGTGGCGGAGCAGTTGTGGCTCCATACGGGCAGGCACGCGTCGCTGGAGCACGTCACCGGGGAGAAGCTCGACGAGGCGTTGCGGTCGT
This genomic window from Setaria viridis chromosome 8, Setaria_viridis_v4.0, whole genome shotgun sequence contains:
- the LOC117834057 gene encoding receptor-like protein EIX1, with translation MATRRGSSMRGSAAAPVLLLAAAICSFFVVLTRGVQLPQPAAGRSRVGASCMPHEMDALLAFKQGVTSDPAGVLASWRRRRGGVHGMDDCCRWRGVRCSNGTGGHVMELRLRNADLYDGRALVGKISRSLLSLGHLEYLDLSMNSLEGSTGGIPEFLGSFKRLKYLNLSGIPFSGGVPTHLGNLSKLQFLDISGTQGTLSLDISWLTGLRHLQYLNFNSVNLSATANWAHVVNMIPSLKFLDLSDCLLASSNQSLPRLNLTNLEWLDLSENYFHHPIASCWFWNLQALGTLTFHIPACMVNFLKHWEP
- the LOC117834056 gene encoding uncharacterized protein, translated to MFGVLPDFLQHFTGLVILDLSHNNITGLLPRFLGNFTSLKTLDLSSNNFTGGVPDEIGALTNLTNLYLRNNGLLDGVITEKHFGGLESLQYIDLSYTSLKVEVSSEWQPRFRLRNAQFASCQLGPLFPAWLRWMVDILFLDISGTSINDRIPHWFCNAFSNSVYLNLANNQITGDLPRNMEIMSLERLHLSSNNLTGQISRLPPNLTRLDISMNSVLGPLPVDFGAPKLTELSLFSNRITGPIPKYICKCKGLMTLDLANNLFEGEIPPCFGMTMLTTLELSNNNLSGEFHSFVQNSTNLQFLDLAWNKFSGRLPTWIGDLVGLQFIRLSHNMFSGNIPVSITSLGCLQYLDIADNSISSSLPRNMLNLTAMREKHSTIKYPQQPSYCGFYSVPDEYHSVELSAVTKGQELNYGTSSRILNMKMLSIDLSLNNLSGEIPEEIINLDALVNLNLSHNHFSRNIPHKIGAMRSLESLDLSRNDLSMEIPASMSNLAFLSYLDLSYNNLTGGIPSGPQLDSLYASNPSMYAGNIGLCGPPLIKGCSSNETSIHSHLRTNEAGADFFYLGLGCGFIVGIWMVFCALLFKKRWSVAYFDLLDNSYSK
- the LOC117834477 gene encoding aspartic proteinase nepenthesin-1, translating into MGPIPRQFLITLFLLAFASSHSSAAPPTSGYRSTLTHVDSKGGFNKAKLMRRAADRSRHRAATMQLSVYSTTSTSSDTRPTRLYSGQAEYLMELAIGTPPVPFVALADTGSDLTWTQCEPCKLCFAQDTPIYDRNASSSFSPVTCSSDACLPVWSHNCSATTPCKYRYVYGDGAYSAGVMGTETLTFGSSYGQAPPVSVGGIAFGCGVDNGGLSYNSTGTVGLGRGSLSLVAQLGVGKLSYCLTDFFDISLGSPVLFGSLAELADPSGGAAVQSTPLVQSPQNPSWYYVSLEGISLGDALLPIQNGTFDLRADGTGGMIVDSGTIFTSLVESAFRVVVDRVADVLGQPVANASSLDSPCFPAPAGAWQLPDMPDMVLHFAGGADMKLHRDNYMYFDQEESSFCLTFAGSPGPASTSVLGNFQQQNIQMLFDITVGQLSFVPTDCSKL